A genomic region of Nostoc sp. UHCC 0702 contains the following coding sequences:
- a CDS encoding ABC transporter ATP-binding protein, which yields MRETVLEVRNLQVEFSGDDSIVKAVDGISFELKRGETLGIVGESGSGKSVASLAVMGLLQTPGRVSGGEIWFRPQENGTPINLVELPPKQMQLYRGGDIAMIFQEPMSSLNPVYTIGFQLTEAIRRHQDVSAGEAKRIAIATLQEVKLLPSDELIQQQYLETWHQTQLNSSKPDDAKLAQLVKQHKEAMLERYPHQLSGGQLQRVMIAMAISCNPLVLIADEPTTALDVTVQATIIDLLKELQQSREMALIFITHDLGLISEIADQVAVMYKGKVVEYGASDQIFSNPQHPYTKGLVACRPTLNRRPHKLLTVSDYMSAEQTATGQLLIEAKSPPQPPEVTTEEISARLTTLGEKPPLLQVQNLEVGFPVRGVLGGVFGGKKRYTMAVNGVSFDVKPGETLGLVGESGCGKTTLGRTLLRLIEPMSGKIIFDGQDITTLKGEPLQKLRREMQIVFQNPFSSLDPRMKIGDAVMEPLLIHSVGKTQRQRRERVAELLERVGLSADAMNRYPHQFSGGQRQRVCIARSLALNPKFIICDESVSALDVSVQAQVLNLLKELQADFQLTYIFISHDLSVVKFMSDRILVMNRGKIVEEGTAESIYREPKEAYTQKLIASIPTGSPERLRHRQVRTN from the coding sequence ATGAGAGAAACTGTCCTAGAGGTTCGCAATCTACAAGTTGAATTTTCCGGTGATGACAGCATTGTTAAAGCCGTGGATGGTATTTCCTTTGAGCTAAAGCGAGGTGAAACTCTAGGAATCGTGGGAGAATCGGGAAGCGGGAAATCAGTCGCTTCATTAGCTGTGATGGGTTTGTTGCAGACTCCTGGTAGAGTTAGCGGTGGTGAAATTTGGTTTCGTCCTCAGGAGAATGGTACACCCATCAATTTGGTAGAGTTGCCGCCAAAACAAATGCAGCTATACCGAGGCGGCGACATCGCTATGATTTTTCAAGAACCGATGAGTTCGCTCAATCCAGTGTATACCATCGGTTTTCAGCTAACTGAAGCGATTAGGCGGCATCAAGATGTGTCAGCAGGTGAAGCCAAAAGAATTGCGATCGCTACTCTGCAAGAAGTTAAACTTTTACCTAGTGATGAATTAATACAACAGCAGTATCTGGAAACTTGGCATCAAACTCAGCTAAATTCATCTAAACCAGATGATGCCAAGTTGGCACAGTTGGTAAAGCAGCACAAAGAAGCCATGCTGGAACGTTACCCTCATCAACTTTCTGGGGGACAGTTGCAACGGGTGATGATTGCAATGGCAATTTCCTGCAACCCATTAGTGTTAATTGCTGACGAACCAACCACAGCTTTAGATGTAACGGTACAGGCAACAATTATAGATTTGCTCAAGGAATTACAGCAAAGCCGTGAGATGGCATTGATTTTCATCACCCACGACTTAGGACTGATTTCGGAAATTGCCGACCAAGTAGCGGTAATGTACAAAGGCAAAGTTGTAGAATACGGTGCATCTGATCAAATCTTTAGCAATCCCCAGCATCCATATACTAAAGGCTTAGTAGCTTGTCGCCCCACACTTAACCGCCGTCCCCACAAACTACTCACCGTTTCTGACTACATGAGTGCAGAACAAACAGCAACAGGACAGCTATTAATTGAGGCGAAATCACCCCCACAACCACCGGAAGTGACAACCGAGGAAATATCTGCAAGATTAACAACCCTCGGCGAAAAGCCACCTCTGTTACAAGTCCAAAATCTTGAGGTTGGTTTTCCAGTGCGGGGCGTGTTGGGGGGCGTGTTTGGTGGTAAAAAGCGCTACACTATGGCGGTGAATGGTGTTTCCTTTGATGTCAAACCAGGGGAAACATTGGGTTTGGTAGGAGAATCTGGTTGCGGCAAAACCACCCTCGGCAGAACTTTGCTGCGATTAATCGAACCAATGAGTGGTAAAATCATCTTTGATGGACAAGATATTACAACCCTCAAAGGAGAACCGTTGCAGAAATTGCGGCGGGAAATGCAAATAGTCTTCCAAAATCCTTTTAGTTCCCTTGATCCGCGGATGAAGATTGGGGATGCAGTGATGGAACCGTTGTTAATCCACTCCGTTGGCAAGACACAACGACAACGGCGAGAACGGGTTGCTGAACTTTTAGAAAGGGTCGGGTTGAGTGCAGATGCGATGAATCGCTATCCTCATCAGTTTTCTGGTGGTCAACGCCAGCGGGTTTGTATCGCTCGTTCTTTGGCATTAAATCCCAAATTCATCATCTGCGATGAATCGGTTTCAGCCCTAGATGTATCGGTACAGGCGCAAGTATTGAATCTGTTAAAAGAATTGCAGGCTGATTTTCAGCTGACCTATATCTTCATTTCCCACGATTTAAGTGTGGTGAAATTTATGAGCGATCGCATTTTAGTGATGAATCGCGGGAAAATTGTGGAAGAAGGTACAGCCGAAAGCATATACCGCGAACCCAAAGAAGCATATACGCAGAAATTAATTGCTTCCATTCCCACAGGTAGCCCCGAACGCTTGCGACATCGGCAAGTACGGACGAACTAA
- a CDS encoding protein-arginine deiminase, translating into MRKLLEVEKIDERRSASKERSRNYEEVLVVGQPVQIPLKKLAPSQSQFVILNPTGEVELFTSTDQPISTRTPLSLEQLPEINLLSRTFSDQIKDRSLQISFQDDNGRQLSQVHLNLTVVRVCLDIDADRDGVIEEDNPQKADWQWGINGNGAVLLVNSDRDIIYSDEENDDKDNFIKGLLDLKDFSFMIVRKAGLRNLPSGYELYLSVSKDTAKKIRIYDELDRDGYELIGPGRTRAKIRDTDRDILLAIEGLSYPDFDFDGIVEITLSLVKDEKSLYSDRVIFRVAPWIMTPNTLSPITVFVSRLSNGVNKEFIEELRKVVGKANAQLDIIPFEFHQDDPWMQDEIEIGYTQAPGHLMSVVFDSPRDRGLVDFPKRKLLGIDFGYVTRKSRYLATKLDSFGNLEVSPPVTVKGVHYPFGRLIFGGTRKEIIPEPRRRMLKVLRDFLYAQKIQAPFEIFSDWLSVGHIDEFMTFVPAPTSKGFKLLLASPDQFYNILQRLQEQGHGQVLLRQGKRFSKGPADISVSEILDNKKLTEHNHRFQEYINWNREVLKEELDLSQDDIIELPGLFENDRDGRAETFSPNMVNMIVLNQHLGIPKPFGPKVDQQCQFEAYVKGVLEPLNLVCHFIDDWEAYFLGRGEIHCGTNTRRQPFTQKWWEVEPAFF; encoded by the coding sequence ATGAGAAAGTTATTAGAAGTTGAAAAAATTGATGAGCGTCGTTCAGCTTCCAAAGAAAGAAGTCGAAACTATGAGGAAGTTCTAGTTGTTGGCCAGCCAGTGCAAATTCCTTTAAAAAAACTAGCTCCTTCCCAGAGCCAATTTGTGATTTTAAATCCTACTGGAGAAGTTGAACTTTTTACTAGTACCGACCAACCAATTTCTACACGAACCCCTCTTTCTCTGGAACAATTACCAGAAATTAATCTTTTGTCAAGAACCTTTAGTGATCAAATCAAAGACCGTTCTTTACAAATAAGCTTTCAAGATGATAATGGTCGTCAGCTAAGTCAAGTACACCTGAACTTAACTGTTGTTCGGGTTTGTCTAGATATTGATGCAGACCGGGATGGAGTTATTGAAGAAGATAATCCTCAGAAAGCTGATTGGCAGTGGGGGATAAATGGTAATGGTGCAGTTTTATTAGTGAATAGCGATCGCGACATTATTTATTCCGATGAGGAAAATGATGACAAAGATAACTTCATCAAAGGTCTGCTCGATTTGAAAGATTTTAGCTTTATGATTGTTCGTAAGGCTGGTTTGAGAAATTTACCTTCTGGATACGAACTTTACTTGTCAGTTAGCAAAGACACAGCCAAAAAGATTCGCATATATGATGAATTAGATAGAGATGGTTATGAGTTAATTGGCCCAGGAAGAACAAGAGCAAAAATCAGGGATACCGACCGAGATATTCTCTTAGCTATTGAGGGATTAAGTTATCCTGATTTTGACTTTGATGGCATAGTTGAGATTACTTTAAGCCTCGTAAAAGATGAAAAATCTCTCTATAGCGATCGCGTGATCTTCAGAGTAGCGCCTTGGATTATGACTCCTAATACTTTATCCCCCATCACAGTCTTTGTTTCTCGTTTATCAAATGGAGTTAACAAGGAATTTATTGAAGAACTGAGAAAAGTTGTTGGCAAAGCTAATGCACAGCTAGATATTATTCCTTTTGAATTTCATCAGGATGACCCTTGGATGCAAGACGAGATTGAGATTGGTTATACTCAAGCTCCAGGACACCTGATGTCCGTGGTGTTTGATTCTCCCCGCGATCGAGGATTAGTTGACTTCCCCAAACGTAAACTTTTAGGCATCGACTTTGGTTATGTAACTCGCAAAAGCCGCTATTTGGCTACAAAATTAGACTCTTTTGGCAATTTAGAAGTTTCTCCTCCAGTAACCGTCAAAGGCGTTCATTATCCCTTCGGTCGTCTGATATTTGGAGGAACTCGCAAAGAAATTATCCCTGAACCGCGTCGTCGAATGTTAAAGGTCTTACGAGATTTTCTCTACGCCCAAAAAATCCAAGCCCCTTTTGAAATATTTTCTGATTGGTTGAGTGTGGGACATATTGATGAGTTTATGACTTTTGTTCCTGCTCCTACCTCTAAAGGATTTAAATTGCTTTTAGCTAGTCCTGACCAATTTTATAACATTCTCCAACGTTTACAAGAACAAGGTCATGGTCAAGTATTATTACGGCAGGGAAAACGATTTTCTAAAGGGCCAGCTGATATTAGTGTGTCAGAGATACTTGATAATAAAAAATTAACCGAGCATAATCATCGCTTTCAAGAATATATTAATTGGAATCGAGAGGTTTTAAAAGAAGAATTAGACTTAAGCCAAGACGATATTATCGAACTACCGGGTTTGTTTGAAAACGATAGAGATGGACGGGCAGAAACTTTTTCTCCTAACATGGTCAACATGATCGTTCTCAACCAGCATCTCGGTATTCCTAAACCTTTTGGCCCGAAAGTTGATCAGCAATGCCAATTTGAAGCTTATGTGAAAGGAGTTTTAGAACCTTTGAATTTAGTTTGCCATTTCATTGATGATTGGGAAGCATATTTTCTCGGACGAGGGGAAATTCATTGTGGGACTAATACACGTCGGCAACCTTTTACTCAAAAATGGTGGGAAGTTGAACCTGCATTTTTTTAG
- a CDS encoding transposase: MLVLEYKAVVKKAQAKAIDEAIRTSQFVRNKVLRYWMDNHGIGKKELYQYNTQLRAEYDFVRNLSSHACQASVENVERAINRFFANCKAKKQGLKGYPKFKKHSRSVEYKQQSWKLHPSKRRITFTDKKGIGELKLLGKWDIHQYPVELIKRVRIVRRADGCYVQFCVKVDNQQDAPITTSEIGIDVGLEYFYSDSNGNHEENPRFLRKAEQEIKASQRNIYKKKKGSSGRILARGIYARKHLKVTRQRDEHAKRLARNLTLANAKVVLEDLNVSGMVRNHKLAKSITDASWYNFRAFLEYFGGKFGREIIAVPPHFTSQECSNCGARVQKSLSTRTHSCNKCGHIEQRDLNAAKVILSRASARVGQIQSNASRDVPSTSIGRKTCKSKERQ, encoded by the coding sequence GTGTTGGTATTGGAATACAAAGCAGTTGTTAAAAAAGCACAAGCTAAAGCTATAGATGAAGCTATCCGCACAAGTCAGTTTGTCAGAAACAAAGTGCTTAGATACTGGATGGATAATCACGGTATTGGCAAAAAAGAATTGTACCAGTACAACACTCAATTACGAGCAGAATATGACTTTGTGAGAAACTTAAGCAGTCATGCCTGTCAAGCATCAGTAGAAAATGTTGAACGAGCAATCAACAGATTTTTTGCTAATTGCAAAGCTAAAAAACAAGGGTTGAAGGGCTATCCAAAGTTCAAAAAACATAGTCGTTCTGTTGAATATAAGCAACAGTCTTGGAAGCTGCACCCAAGTAAGCGCCGCATCACTTTTACTGATAAAAAAGGTATTGGCGAACTCAAGCTATTAGGTAAATGGGATATTCATCAATACCCTGTTGAGCTAATTAAACGAGTTCGGATTGTTCGTAGAGCCGATGGTTGCTATGTTCAATTTTGCGTCAAAGTGGACAACCAACAAGATGCACCAATAACCACATCAGAAATTGGTATTGATGTGGGATTGGAATATTTCTACTCTGATAGTAACGGTAATCATGAGGAGAACCCGCGTTTTCTACGCAAGGCAGAACAGGAGATTAAAGCTAGCCAACGTAACATTTACAAGAAGAAGAAAGGGTCATCTGGTAGGATATTAGCTCGTGGTATTTATGCCCGTAAGCATTTAAAAGTAACAAGACAAAGGGATGAACATGCGAAGAGACTCGCACGTAACTTAACCCTGGCTAACGCTAAGGTCGTCTTGGAAGATTTGAATGTTTCCGGCATGGTAAGAAACCACAAACTAGCCAAAAGTATAACTGACGCTTCTTGGTACAACTTCCGCGCCTTCCTCGAATACTTTGGAGGGAAGTTTGGCAGAGAAATTATTGCAGTCCCTCCCCACTTCACAAGCCAGGAATGCAGTAATTGTGGCGCTAGAGTCCAGAAATCTTTAAGCACTCGGACACATTCTTGCAACAAGTGCGGACACATTGAGCAACGTGATCTAAATGCTGCCAAAGTAATTTTAAGTCGTGCAAGCGCTAGGGTCGGGCAGATCCAAAGTAACGCCAGTCGAGATGTTCCCTCTACTTCTATTGGTCGTAAGACCTGTAAAAGCAAGGAACGTCAGTGA